The genome window GATCGAGCCGGAGCTCTGGAAGGGCGTCACACTGGCGTGCCTCTATCTAACGCACCCGGAAGAACTCATGTCTAATGTGCGTTTTCTACAGCTGACATCTGCTGGCGTGGATCGATGGATCCATCACGAGAGGTACAAGTCTCTAGACGTTGCAATCAGCACTGCGAGTGGCATACACTGGTAAGCAACCTTCCCAAGACCTAATGTTGCCATTTATAACACTTGTCTCACATCAATGTTTTCTACTTAGCCCTCAGATTGCAGAGTGGGTCATGTCGACGTGGCTTATGAGAAATCACAACCTTCTGCGCCACATTGAATCCCAAAAAGAGGGTACCTGGTCAACTGTTAGAGCCGAGACCAGAGACTCTGCAGGAATGCGTGTGGGCATTCTTGGATATGGGTCCGTCGGGCGTCAGTGTGCCCGTCTCGCCACGGcaatggggatggaggtgtacGCCTTCACGCGAACGCCATACACCGCAGATAAGAAAGCCAAGAGCGACCACTACAGCATCCCGGGCATGGGAGACCCGCAGGGCGAACTGCCCTCCAGGTGGTTCCACGGCGAGTCCAAAGACGCCGTCAACGAGTTCCTGCGCCAGGACCTGGACCTCCTAGTGCTCTGTCTGCCGCTGACCACGGCGACCGAGTATCTGCTCGGGGCGGAACAATTCGATATATTGGCGGAGGGCACGAAGCGAACGTTTATCTCCAACGTTGCGCGGGGCAAGCTGATACGCACGGAGGCCCTGATCGATGCACTGCACAAGGGCAAAATTCGGGGTGCGGCTGTGGACGTGACGGACCCCGAGCCCCTGCCTGAATCGCATCCGTTGTTTAGCGCCCCCAATGTGGTAATCACGCCCCATGTGAGCTGGCAGAGTGTGAATAATTGGAATAGAATGCTGGATATTCTGGAGATCAATCTGGACCGCTTGGATAAGGGTAAAGAGCTTATTAACATCCCGGACAGAAAGCTAGGCTATTGAAATCACGGTTACTATAGACGCTGGGAAATTATATTGTCACTTAGTTGGAAgtcagaatattatattgtGTGGTACCGCCATTCAAAATAAGGACTATTGTTCAAGTATGAAAAGCACAACAGAATGAATCATCGCCATGGCCGAAGGCATAGTTACAACGTGCCGTTCTCGTTTATTGCCAAAAGTAGTCTGGCGCGCAGGAAATACAACCTTTTGTAGATATCATCAGACTTCTGTCGGGATATCATGCAATTCACGCCCTTCATTATTTTATCAGCCATCCTTTCAAGCTCAGCAAGTATGGAGAGTACATTGTCAATGTAATCCAAAACAAGGCGCTGCAGAAAACTCGCCTTGACCACATCATCTACGAGGAAGCTGCCGACAACAAGAGATTGTTCGGTCCATGGAAATTGGCGCAGTCTCCGAGAGCTTGTGTCATCAGACTTCTCGTGGGGGAATCGAGAAGACGGCAGACGCGAATGCGACACGAGATGTCGTCGcggggcggcggcggcgacgatGGCGGCCGTTGCGGTCGAAGAACTTCGATTGTTGTAGCCATTGGCGCTGCCTGAGCTGTCTTTGTGTTGTCTTTGCTGTTTCTCAAAGAGAGCCAATAAGCTGTCGAGGGACATGTATATAATCATGAGCAGGTTTTGATTACTGGGCATCTCCGTGCAATGGCCGCAGTCAAGTGCCATGCGTACTTTGTTCTGGAGCTCACGGTCGATGCACAACAGGCCATCCAGCTGCATGGCCTCTGCTGGGGACAGGTCAAAGTCGCCCAGCTTGGCCAGCAGCCCGGAAAGGGCCTTATAGCAGGTTCCATCCTGCGAACACGGCCTATCGCTAGCACGCTCTCGCGTGCCGGGGCCGACGCTCCTGTTGCGTGCGCCCGAGAGTGATGATACGTGATGGCTGGACGAGGCTGTGGTCGGCGCCGACGGGGGCGGGCTAGCCATTCCCGTCTCGGCAATTTCCTCAGAGACGCTGCTGATTGGCATGACAGTCGACATGGTGGTCGACAGGGCGCCAAGACCGCTCAGGAGAGTCGTTGGTGGATTGTTTTGGGCTCGATGCGCGCAGCCTCTTGGTTCGTGGGGGTCGAATGCAGTGGAGGGGGACGAGAGCACTGAGCCCAGCGTGATATGGCCCATCTCGTCCGTTTCTGAGCTGGTCATAGCGGTCGGGTCGATAGTCCCCTGGCTGTAATCCATTGCCAGGTCTGACATGGCCGGCACCGCCCATATGCCCGAATCCAGGTCCAGATCCATATCCAAGTCGGAGAAGTCAATGGTACTGGCGCCCATGTGCAAATTTGCCATGGACAGCGCAGGATTCTGGGTTAGCTCTTGGGATTGAGCGTTGCCCATGGGATGTCTGGCAAGTATTGCACCGCCTGGTGCGGCTGAAGATGCGGCCAAGTCCGTCGGAGGCTGTTGCAGCCGTACTGGCGAACAGGTTGTCGGCGCGTCATTGGCGGCGATGGCGTCCTGCGGTGGATGGCGACGGAAACTTGTGCGATCGGGCGAGGCGTCCCGGGTGATAATGTCGCGGGGAGTGCGATTTTGTGATGGATTTGTAGTCGACGACTGGATCGAAGTGGCCTTTTCACGCCGCATGGCAGCATTGTTGTCGCTATTCTTGGGTGGGCGCCCAGTCCTCCTTAGTGGGCTATATACGCACTGGACGCCGCTCTGGCTGCACCGCCAGCACGAAGGCTTGCCTCGACTACATCGTACTTTGGACAGCTGACAATTATCGCATGCTGTACGTAGCTTAGGTCCATTCGTTGTTGTTATGGTTGTCGTGGTCTTTGATGGTGCTGAATCGCTCATGGCAGTCTTAAAGGCAGACACTGGCTCTATCTCTGGCTCTCGAGGCAAGATTTCAAGTTGGGGGAAAGGCGGTTCTCTGCTGTGAATAATGGAACTAGACAGCAGGCATTATGCTCTCTGATTCAGATGGGTAATCAATAGCGCAACGGGTGTGCGGGGTCGAGAAGTTGAGTTAATTGCGAATTTATGCGGCGACGAATGATATTGTTCTGACTAAACTGGAACAAACATGACTGTGTCGATACGGGGACGACTTCGTGCATTAGCTGATGTGTGAACACCAAGATTTCCTATCAAATATGGTAGAAATAGCCATCTCAACAGAATAATGTAATAAGGGTTGAATTGCACCATCTTACCCCATTGAGGGCTCCTAATCAGCCGCCTTCCATATCGTGCAAATGGGGTATCTGAAAGGGTCTTTGTATTATGTGTCTCAATTTGCTTCTGGAACTTCCACGGCCCGCAATCATTGGCACCAGGATGGGGCTGGATAGCTGGGAGGAAAGCCCGGCGACATAGGACGAGACTTTGGATTTCGATTGCGAGACACGGCCAACGACTGTCGGTTCTCCGTATAATGTCCGATCCCCCGGTTCATTCCTGCGCGGCGGAAGGACATGATTTGCCGATCCGGCCCGGGGTGCACGTCCTTCCCAGCCCACTTGCCGGGGTCCGATGCAGACTTGTAAGGGTACTGGCAGGGGCCATCTCACAGCTTTGAGGGTCgctttcttccctcctttgGCGCTGAGAAATCTGGTCCTTGAGCTATGAAATCAACTCTGGCTTGATGTAGGCCTTGCAGaaatcttcttcaacgcTGTGCCTGCAAGTCCTGAATGCTGTCTTTTGCCCCAAAAGTGCAAAACCATTTGGGGTCAAATTAGGGTAGCAAGCGTAGAATGACTCGTTCCCATGTTGGTGGTCTCCATCTTTGACTCCATTGGTTCTTTGGGCGAAGCAGGTCAGaaattagttattttaaGCAATGCCGCTAGTTGACAAGCTAATGCCCAGGAAAGCGCCAGCTTCTTAGCGTCACGCCCCAACTGGAAAACCGCCACTGGATTTgcgctttctctttttgttgGTTTGTTTTACAGTATTTCGTACTCCGTTTCGGCGCGTTTCGGGCCATGCTAGAGATCCTAGCTATTTTGTAAATCATATGATGGGTCCTGAAACCATTTTTTGatcataataatattatattccaATTGCAGACTTGTGTTCGTGGAAGAGGGGTACAGTAAAGAAGTCCCTCTACTTCCACCCACTACCAAGAGAAGATAAGGTCTAGACTTCGGACTATCGTGTACACAGTACCCTCCATTAGATAACTGATCTAGACTTATTACGGAGATTATGACTGTGATTGGATGGTTACCTATTCAGCTAAGCTATCTCGGAGATCATAGCAGGAGGGTCCGTGTGCATATGCACATATATCTATTAGATCATATGCGGAAAttctttgggtttgggtgtACTAATATGGTGTGCTATACTCCGCTTTCAGCCTTGTGTCGGGGTGGGGAGAAattgaggaagagatgcCTTAGCTGACCCTGCAGGTGACTTATTTAGTTGAATAAGCGTTGTGGGGGAAACGATGGGTTTTGGTGAGTTATAATTGGccttaaatatattattgttGAGGCTGTGTGTATATGCATGGCACggttgttttcttttccttttccttgttgttgttggcggGGGAGTTGAGGGTAGTGGACGCCTGATATGGTAATTCTTGTTTTTTTATACTGAATCTGGGTTTGCTTCTTTGGGTTGTTGTGCGTTGTTTGTTTATTCTTTCATAATGGGTTTATCCAGTTGACGGCATTGATTTTATATCTCTACGTAATTGGTTGTTGCAATTGACCTCCTATTTTTGCAGTATCCTACCTGGTAGCCTATGCATAGATGCGTACTGGATTGTGCATCCTCTGCTACTCCACTGGTGGCTAACTGCTGGAGGATGGTAGGCGATTTTATTGGTTTTCTCAGCTTTTGTCAAACCTCCCATATATTGCTAGTGCTCCCGTCACCGTCTGGCAATCAAATCAAGTCTGCCAGGTTCGATTGGGATGATCTTTAGTACTTATAGTAATCATAGGGTGTAATGCCATGTTTGAATATGTGCCATAGGCTACTACTGCTAGAAGTACTACGAGTCAGTTAGTACTGTCAcataacttatatattttgagcAGCACTGCTTttgacaacaacaactactactactgctagtaCGATCAGTAGTCGGATTTAATTGTAGCTACTATACTAATTCTAAGGATATCGAGCTATTTATCATTGTACTGTATCCATCTCCTAAGTAAAGGTTGCTTCACACAATTGGCCATCACTGGAACGGCGGTGATGCATCGGAGTTCGCAGCGAGAGACGGAGGGCTTATCGGCCACCCCTGCCACTGATAAGCGATGCAGGGATCCGATATGATCTCACCCCATTAGGCAGTCACTTCCTATACTCATTGCCACTCACCGTCATCGGCAGTCGGCGGAAGAGGCAAGCAGATTGACTCAATAAAGAGCATCTCCATCTGAATGATTGGATTATGGAATTACTATTATCATTAGGAATTATCATGTTGAACGGCGGCTCTCCGGATGGGTTGAGAAGTCGCCGAGCACGGGGGGAGCACGGCTGCTGATTGGTGCAAAACGCCGAAGCAGCTGTACGGCGCGGGGCAGCTTCCAATCCATCGCGAGCTCTCCCTTCAATAGCTGCCCCCCTCGCTCCATATTTAACCCTTCACGCTGCCATTTTTCTCGTGATTTATCTTCTCCCTCTAAGTCATCTCAATTGCACCAGTTTAAAGTTTTAATCGGTGCTGATTTGCTGCTTGTCTGGTTGAGCATCGATCAAGGAGCTCCTTATCAATCATCATTGCGTTATCGTCATCGTATCCTTCCCCACATCCCTGTTTTCCAGCTGGGTAATTCAGTGCCCCTGGCCACTCAACTCATTCCTCCTTTGCAAACCCATCTCCTCTCAATTAATTCATCACAATGGCTGCCGTCTTCCGCTCCAGCTTGAGGCTCCGCCCGACGACGCGCCTGTCGGCCGTCCGCACTCTCACCACTACTCCGCACATGCGCGCTGCGGAGAAGCCTTATTTCCCCGATGAGCCTTCTGCTCCCAAGCTGGCCACGGCCATTCCTGGCCCCAACAacaaggctgctgctgagaagCTCGACAAGGTCTTCGATGTGCGCAGCTTGAACATGCTCACTGATTACTACAAGTCCAACGGTAACTAGTAAGTTAACCTGCATTTATCTCACCCCTTGCGGGCAAATCGCCGAACGAGCGCTAACTTTGACACAGCATTGCTGATCTCGATGGAAACGTGCTTCTCGATGTGtaagctactactaccaactTATGATGATCCTTGAAACAATGTGATTGTATGGTTCTAACATATATCGTCCTCAGCTATGCTCAGATTgcctccatccccgtcgGCTACAACAACCCCCACCTCCGCAAGGTGGCAGAGTCCCCCGAGATGGTCAATGCTTTGATCAACAGACCGGCTCTGGGTAACTTCCCCTCTCACGACTGGGCTGACATCCTGAACACTGGTATCCTCAAGGCTGCCCCCAAGGGCCTTAACCAGGTGTTTACCGCCCTGGCCGGCTCGGATGCCAACGAGACTGCCTACAAGGCTGCCTTTATGTACTACCGTCAGCGCGAGCGTGGCAGCGCTGAGACCGAGTtcaccgaggaggagctggagactaCCATGAAGAACCAGTCTCCTGGTTCCCCTCAGCTGTCCATCATGTCCTTCAAGTCGGCCTTCCACGGTCGTCTGTTCGGCAGTCTGTCTACAACCCGCAGCAAGCCCATCCACAAGCTGGACATCCCTGCCTTTGACTGGCCCCAggctcccttcccctccctgaaGTACCCCTTGGAGGAGCACGCTCAGGAGAACGCTCAGGAAGAGCAGCGCTGCCTGCAGGAGACTGAGCGCCTGATCAAGGAGTGGCACAACCCCGTCGCCGCTGTTGTCGTCGAGCCCATCCAGTCGGAGGGTGGTGACAACCACGCCTCCCCTGCCTTCTTCCGTGGCCTGCGTGAGATCACCAAGCGTAACAacgtcctcttcatcgttgATGAGGTGCAGACTGGTGTGGGTGCCACCGGCAAGTTCTGGGCTCACGACCACTGGAACCTGGAGACTCCCCCCGACATGGTGaccttctccaagaaggCCCAGACCGCCGGTTACTACTACGGCAACCCGGCCCTGCGTCCCAACAAGCCTTACCGTCAGTTCAACACCTGGATGGGTGACCCGGCCCGTGCTCTGATCTTCCGTGGTATCATCGAAGAGATTGAGCGCCTGAACCTGGTGGAGAACACTGCTGCCACCGGTGACTACCTCTTCTCCGGCCTGGAGCGTCTCGCCAAGCAGTACCCCGAGCACCTGCAGAACCTGCGTGGTAAGGGCCAGGGAACCTTCATTGCCTGGGACACGCCCAAGCGTGACGAGTTCTTGGTCAAGGCCAAGGGCGTTGGTGTCAACATTGGTGGCAGCGGCCAGAGCGCCGTCCGCCTGAGGCCCATGCTGGTCTTCCAGAAGCACCATGGTAAGTCTGCTTTAGATACGGGATGAGAGAAAAGGATGCTAACATGTTGCAGCTGATATCCTCCTGGAGAGCGTTGAGAAGATCATTAAGCAGCTGTAAGCAGCTGCACGTTGATTTGATTGAACTCGAGTTTATGAGTAATGGCGTTTAGCGGAACTTGGGATGGGGACATTTCTTTTCATGATATCTTTAGCCGTTATTCATAAGGCAATTTGCGCTACGATTTATGGCAATGATGCTAGTCTAGTCATTGAGCAACAAAGTGATGCCGACAAGGCAGCGTTGATCTTGATCTTGATCTATTGTCCGGGTATCCAGTAGACATCCCCCTTTGTAAATTATAAacagtgtgtgtgtgcagaATCAAACCAACCCGACAAACCCCGTACCGTACATGATGAAAAGAGATAATTGTAGAACCGAAACTCCAATCGTGCAAATCGAagaaagaaggccaagcCATTCCCCCTTTTTTAGTGGAAAATATCGCTATGCCGTGCAAGATAGAGAACCGACATATGGCGCAAACGAACGATAGGAGCGAAGAAAAAACATCCGAGCAAGCAGACagcgatcgatcgatcacGCCTCCTCTTCACCCGTGCTACCGTCCCTCCTATACCAAGACACAATGTAATCAGCACCGAATCATTTTAACCAAAGACAAGGGCAGGGAATAAAACATACGGAATATACTTCACGCCCGAATCCTCCAAACTGGAAATAATCTCGTCGGGAAGCTGTTCACCCACCCACTATTAGCCCAAtatcctcttcaccaccaccaccaccaccagaatAATCTGGGTGTATACTCACCGACCCCGTAACCTTAACCGCATACGTCCCGGGAACATAACTATCCAATCTCTGCCACCTAGCCACCCAGCTGGTCGTGGGATCGCGGAGCGTCACTAGGCCCTCGAAGACCTGCGACGTGCATTCTTGGATCGCGTCGTTGTTGCCGCGGAGGCCGAGGACGTTGTCGCAGTTGGGGCAGCCTTCGCGCATGAATTTCTGTTCCATTAAGAAAAAGGTGTTAGTTGAGCTATTTCTTTTGGGGGGATGTAGGTAGGTAGCAGCTGTTCAGCTGGACGTACGCTGTGCAGTTGGACGAGCGAGCACACCATGCAGGCGCGGAGAGTGCGCTGCTGGCTGGGGGCGACGTAGAAGGACATCTTGCCTTTTTCGGCCcttcttctattttctaGGATAAGAATTGGCGGGACAATAGAATGGTAGGAGAGGCTGTGTAGGGATTGTAGGTAAGATGCATGCGGCAAGAACAAGAGACACACCAAGAGGGTTCTGGAATCGGAGGGTCGGCGCCAAGACCACCCAGCCCGGAGAAAAGTGAcggaagggaaagcaaatcaatcaatcaatcaatcaatcaatccatcatcgaCCCGAGTTTAAAAGCGCTGGAAGTTGAATCCAGGAACGGGTGAGCCCGAGGAAAAAGTTTCAGGaacttttttacttttttgatattttcttcttttcgcctTTCTCTATTCATTCTCATTTATCTactttcatttttcttggCTTTTCCCATATTGAACCATTCCAATATTAAACTGCGAAAGGATCTCGTGCTCTCTTGCCCCGaaatccacctccccccctcctttcgTTAAACGCTTCACTGTTGCGCGCCGCCCGACGCCCCCCATGGCTTCCCCCGATCTCGAGGCCGCCACTGCCCTCAAGGTGCAGGGGAATAAGGCCTTCGCTGAACATGAGTGGCCTACGGCTATAGATTTCTACACTAGAGCCATTGAGAAGTATGATAAGGAGCCGTCGTTCTTTAGTAACCGTGCTCAGGTAGGTGGCGCTACTGTTGGATAATCTGgcgttggaggtggaggtctGTGTTGAGATACTGACTGTTTCTGGGGTTCTTGGTTAGGCACATATCAAGCTTGAGGCGTATGGCTTTGCGATCGCTGATGCCTCCAAGGCACTGGAGCTTGACCCCAACTATGTCAAGGTTCGTTGGATACTGCTGCTGTTACTgcttgttggtgttgttcgCCTCTCTGACTTATTCACCCTACCGTCGATAGGCCTACTGGCGCCGAGCCCTTGCGAACTCCGCTATTCTGCACTACAAGGAAGCCCTGAAAGACTTCAAGGCCGTGATCAAGAGAGAGCCCAACAACCGCGATGCCAAGCTAAAGCTTACCGAGTGCGAGAAGCTCGTTCGTCGGCTTGAGTTCGAGAAGGCGATCGAGGTCGGTGATCCGCCTTCCGCTTTTGAAGATCTGGATATCGATGCGATGGTCGTGGATGAGAAGTATGATGGTGTGcgcttggagaaggaaatgaCGCAGGAGTTCATTGATGACATGATCGAGCGGTTCAAGAACGGAAAGAAGATCCATCGCAAATACGCTTTCCAAATAATCAAGGCCGTCAAGGATCTTGTCTATGCGGAGCCGAcgatggtggaggtgggtgtTAAGGAGGGTACTAGGTTGACGGTTTGCGGTGACACGCACGGCCAATTCTTCGATCTTCTCGAGATCTTCCGCCTCAACGGCTACCCTAGCGATACCCATGCTTATCTCTTCAATGGTGACTTTGTGGACCGTGGATCGTGGTCGACGGAGATTGCTCTCCTGCTGTACGCCTACAAGTGGCTGCGCCCCAACGGTATCTTCCTGAACCGTGGCAACCATGAGACGGACGACATGAACAAGGTGTATGGCTTCGAGGGCGAGTGCAAGGCCAAGTACAATGAGACGGTGTTCAAGGTCTTCTCCGAGTCCTTCTCGGCTCTGCCGCTGGCTACGTTGATCGGCAACAAGTACCTTGTGCTCCACGGCGGTCTCTTCTCGGATGACAACACTACGCTGGATGATATCCGCAAGCTGAACCGCCACAACCAGCGCCAGCCTGGACAGCAGGgcttgatgatggagatgctgTGGACAGACCCGCAGACCGCGCCCGGTCGTGGACCCAGCAAGCGCGGTGTTGGTCTTCAGTTTGGTCCGGATGTCACCAAGCGCTTCTGTGAGAAGAACGGTCTGGAAGCGATCATCCGTTCGCACGAGGTGCGCATGGAGGGCTACGAGGTCGAGCACGACGGACGGTGTATCACCGTCTTCTCTGCGCCGAAGTACTGCGACACCACGGAGAACAAGGGTGCCTTTATCAAGATTGGACCCGAGCTCAAGCTTGAGTACCAGGTGTTTGAGGCTGTTCCTCACCCGGATATTAAGCCGATGGTAAGTGATGTATTATCTTGACGAAAGTGCGGACTGGTAGACTAATGTTGATATTCCAGGCGTATGCGCAAAACTCTCTCATGTCGTCGATGATGTGAGAGGCTTGACTGCTTTGCAAGCTGGGCGTTCATGGGATGGATTGGGAGCGAGTCAATCTCGCCGATCGGACGGGGACATGATACATATACACCATGATTCAGGATGGGAACTGCGACGTTCAgatgagcagaagaagatgaagatgcggaAAGCCTTGGATTACACAGTACGAGGGCCATGTATCTACGGATGATTGACGACGATCTCGTGAACTCTTTGCATAGCggaatatctatctatctattttgCTAgttatatcttcttttccccttcttcttcaaggttATCTAGGTGTATGTTCTCTGCGGTTGAGTTGTCCCGCATGTGCAGGTCTGGCGACGTTGGATTGgctgttggaggggaagtggTTGGACAAATTACTTCGCGTCGTGCATCTTTGCCTTCCAGTCGGAGTTCTGCGTCCATTAAATAAACATAATATCTTACTGAATTGCATGGGGGAGAAATGAGGGTTAAAAGTGACTGTCGGTGCAGAGAATCCCGACGGCAGGGACCCCGCGATTTCCAACCGACGTCGTGTTTGTCTCGCTCTTCTCCCATCTTGGCTCGcactcttttctctccctctccctcttctgttTTCTCATTTCCTCGACTtatttctatctatttaatCACATAATTATCTCCTTCACCATGGAACACGATCCCCAGACCCGTGAGTGACACTGACTATCCCAACTCTCTGCAGCCCACACTAACCCCGCCTTCCCCTCCGCAGCGCAGTATCTCACCTCCGACAAGTCCAGCTTCGCCTCCGTCTCGGCCCATGAACGCTGGCCCGTCATTCTGGTATGCATCATGCGATCCCAATTATCGCAGTATAATCCTTGACTAATACTCCTCTCGTATAGACTGGTGCCATTGATGATCTGCACCGCAGCGTCGCCGATGTagccgacgaggaggagcgtCAGGAAGGAAAAGCCATCATCGGAAACCTCGCAGCGTTCAAATATGAGCTGCAGCACAACAGGCAGTTGACGTGAGATCATGCTACGCTCCTATACTCGACAATTAAACAGTCATTGACCATCTACAGCCCCCTCCCCGACGATGGCCAGCCCGACATTGCGGCGTACAAccaggagctggagcagCGGGGAAACCCTTCATGGCACAACGTCGCATGGCTCTACTCAGAATGCTACCTCTGTGCGTGCAATTGGCATACCTCCATACCTACACCCCAGCTGACAGCCACCAGACAGACGTCTGagcaccttcttctccctctccaagcACTGGAAGGGCTATGACGTGTTCGCCCGCCAGAAGATGTCCACCTTCAAGTCCTCCCGGCCCGCCGTCCTCGAGCTCGCCGCGCGATACAAGGAACTGGCCGAGGAGGCCAGCAAGGGCACAGACGGCAAGACCCCCGAGCAGATCGAGCAAGCCGACCGTATCCTCTTCTCCGAGATGTGCGAGATCTGCCTCTGGGGCAACGCCACcgacctctccctcctcacctccctcacctATGAAGACATCCAGAAGCTCCAGGGCTCCGAAGCCCGCAAGGCctcggagaagaacatcctcgtcaaCGACCTCAACGCCTCCTTCGATGTCCTACACCAGGCCCGTCGCGACCGCAAGAACCAGGACCGCCGCGTCGACATCGTCCTCGACAACTCCGGCTTCGAGCTCTTCGTCgacctcatcctcgccggctacctcctctccgccgGCCTTGCAACCACCGTCGTCCTCCACCCCAAGAACATCCCCTGGTTCGTCTCCGACGTCACCCCTCCAGACTTCGCCGCCCTCATCGCCGCCCTCTCCGACCCGCAGGCCTTCTACACTGCCCCCGACGAGTCCGGCAAGACCTTCGACCCCCTTTCAGAGAAGGAAGTCTCCGAAGTCAAATTCCTCTTCGACCACTGGAGCCACCTCCACGCCGAAGGAAAACTGATCATCCGTCCGCACTCCTTCTGGACCACCCCCGGAAGTTACTGGCGCATGCCATATGTAGCCCCGGACCTCTTCAACGACCTGAAAGAGAGCGAATTGGTCTTGTTCAAGGGTGACTTGAACTACCGCAAGTTGACCAACGATGTATTGCGTCCCCCCCCTCACCCATCATTCTATCTTCACATTCTAATCTGATTAAATTCTATAGGCCGCATGGGCCCCCACAAC of Aspergillus luchuensis IFO 4308 DNA, chromosome 7, nearly complete sequence contains these proteins:
- the spt4 gene encoding transcription elongation factor SPT4 (BUSCO:EOG09265BBJ;~COG:K;~EggNog:ENOG410PQ6M;~InterPro:IPR009287,IPR022800,IPR038510,IPR029040;~PFAM:PF06093;~antiSMASH:Cluster_7.5;~go_component: GO:0005634 - nucleus [Evidence IEA];~go_function: GO:0008270 - zinc ion binding [Evidence IEA];~go_process: GO:0006355 - regulation of transcription, DNA-templated [Evidence IEA];~go_process: GO:0032786 - positive regulation of DNA-templated transcription, elongation [Evidence IEA]), translated to MSFYVAPSQQRTLRACMVCSLVQLHSKFMREGCPNCDNVLGLRGNNDAIQECTSQVFEGLVTLRDPTTSWVARWQRLDSYVPGTYAVKVTGSLPDEIISSLEDSGVKYIPRDGSTGEEEA
- the ppt1 gene encoding protein serine/threonine phosphatase PPT1 (BUSCO:EOG09261M78;~COG:T;~EggNog:ENOG410PGEW;~InterPro:IPR029052,IPR019734,IPR006186,IPR013026, IPR004843,IPR041753,IPR011990,IPR013235,IPR011236;~PFAM:PF08321,PF00149;~antiSMASH:Cluster_7.5;~go_function: GO:0004721 - phosphoprotein phosphatase activity [Evidence IEA];~go_function: GO:0005515 - protein binding [Evidence IEA];~go_function: GO:0016787 - hydrolase activity [Evidence IEA];~go_process: GO:0006470 - protein dephosphorylation [Evidence IEA]) — encoded protein: MASPDLEAATALKVQGNKAFAEHEWPTAIDFYTRAIEKYDKEPSFFSNRAQAHIKLEAYGFAIADASKALELDPNYVKAYWRRALANSAILHYKEALKDFKAVIKREPNNRDAKLKLTECEKLVRRLEFEKAIEVGDPPSAFEDLDIDAMVVDEKYDGVRLEKEMTQEFIDDMIERFKNGKKIHRKYAFQIIKAVKDLVYAEPTMVEVGVKEGTRLTVCGDTHGQFFDLLEIFRLNGYPSDTHAYLFNGDFVDRGSWSTEIALLLYAYKWLRPNGIFLNRGNHETDDMNKVYGFEGECKAKYNETVFKVFSESFSALPLATLIGNKYLVLHGGLFSDDNTTLDDIRKLNRHNQRQPGQQGLMMEMLWTDPQTAPGRGPSKRGVGLQFGPDVTKRFCEKNGLEAIIRSHEVRMEGYEVEHDGRCITVFSAPKYCDTTENKGAFIKIGPELKLEYQVFEAVPHPDIKPMAYAQNSLMSSMM
- a CDS encoding damage-control phosphatase ARMT1 family protein (COG:T;~EggNog:ENOG410PGEW;~InterPro:IPR036075,IPR002791,IPR039763;~PFAM:PF01937;~antiSMASH:Cluster_7.5;~go_function: GO:0051998 - protein carboxyl O-methyltransferase activity [Evidence IEA]), with the protein product MSTFKSSRPAVLELAARYKELAEEASKGTDGKTPEQIEQADRILFSEMCEICLWGNATDLSLLTSLTYEDIQKLQGSEARKASEKNILVNDLNASFDVLHQARRDRKNQDRRVDIVLDNSGFELFVDLILAGYLLSAGLATTVVLHPKNIPWFVSDVTPPDFAALIAALSDPQAFYTAPDESGKTFDPLSEKEVSEVKFLFDHWSHLHAEGKLIIRPHSFWTTPGSYWRMPYVAPDLFNDLKESELVLFKGDLNYRKLTNDAAWAPTTPFTEAIGPLGPQSGVRVMAFRTCKADVVVGLPEGVDEELRQLPNGGGDEARKWAWSGKWAVVSFCDGKA